A single Bifidobacterium asteroides DNA region contains:
- a CDS encoding GNAT family N-acetyltransferase, with the protein MSEHVKLHDSSVLLGMYALMRIRANMGSVEMGHVIYTRELQRSRHATEAQYLMARHVFEDLGYRRYEWKCDSLNAPSRAAALRLGFKAEGRFRNDMVYKGRTRDTDWFP; encoded by the coding sequence ATGAGCGAACATGTGAAGCTTCATGATTCGTCGGTTCTGTTGGGCATGTATGCTCTGATGCGGATTCGGGCGAATATGGGAAGCGTCGAGATGGGCCATGTCATCTACACCAGGGAGCTGCAAAGAAGCAGGCATGCTACCGAGGCCCAGTATCTGATGGCTCGGCATGTCTTCGAGGACTTGGGCTATCGCCGATACGAGTGGAAGTGCGACAGCCTCAACGCGCCCTCCCGGGCGGCTGCGCTGAGGCTGGGATTCAAGGCTGAAGGCCGGTTCAGAAACGATATGGTCTACAAGGGCCGCACTCGGGATACGGATTGGTTTCCATAA